In Candidatus Abyssobacteria bacterium SURF_5, the sequence CGTAGCGCGCAAAAACCGTGAATCCAGACATGGCCGCAACGATCAAGCCGGGCATGCCGTCCAAAAAGCCGGCCTTGAGTACGTACGATTTCAGAAATCTGAGCGGCGGTCGGGTCAGCATCGAAAACAGCGGAAATGATGCCTCCGACTTTATCTGGTTATGCGCATAAATGTCTGTGTACGAATCAAGCCGCCGCAGATGATCGGAGAAACTCGCCATCGAGTAGTGCAAGAGCTTTCCGTTCAGCCGGGCCGTCCTTCCTTCGACAATCACGCTCATGTGCGGATCATCATTAACGTATTTGCCCGAGCTCTTGCGGAACAGCCTGAGCTTGTAATCGGGATACCACGCCCCGTGTCGAATCCAGCGTCCGAGGTAAAACGTCATGCGGGAGACATAGTAGCCGTCGTAATCCTGCGGGGCGCTGTTCGCGAATACCCGCCGAATATCTTCGGCGAGTTCCGGCGAGACCACCTCGTCGGCATCGATCCAGAACACCCACTCATGCGAAGTCAGCGAGACGGCATAGACATATTGATTCGTGTGCCCCGGCCACTCATGCTGATACACCTTGTCCGTGTACTCTCGGCAGATATCAACGGTCGCATCTTTGCTGAACGAATCAACAACGACGATCTCTTCGAAATCGCGCAGGCTCTCCAGGCAGCGCCGAATGTTCTTCTCTTCATTAAGGGTAATGACATATGCCGAAATCGGGAGTTTTGTCATGATTCATTTCGGGTCAGGTCAGTTCTGAATTTTGGGCTGAAAACCTGAAAATCAAGGGCCTCTTGCCCAACCCGTTGCTTCTCTTTTTCTGATCGCCAGATGGTGCAGACCCTGGATTCCTGCTCCCGGATCGGAGTCCGGGACAAAACCAGTCGCTCAATCATCGGACGGTCGACTTTTCCCGAACTCCTGCTTTGAACTTCTTCGCGTCCTGAAGGAACAGCTCGATGCCCTTGTCCGTCAGCGGATGGCGCTCCATCATCTCAAGCACCTTCGGCGGAATCGTCAGGATGTCCGCCCCCATCAGGCACGCGTCGATGACGTGGATCGGATGGCGGATGCTGGCGACGATGACTTCGGTCTCGATTGCCGGATAATTGCCGTAGATGTCGACGATTTGGGCGACCAGGTCCATCCCGTCGGTGCTGATGTCATCCAGCCGGCCCACGAACGGGCTGACGTATGAGGCGCCCGCCTTTGCCGCCAAAATCGCCTGGGTTGCCGAGAAAATGAGGGTAACGTTGGTCTTGATCCCTTCATCGGCGAGGATCTTTACCGCTTTGAGCCCCTCTTTCATCATGGGGATCTTTATGACAATGTTATCGGCCCAGGCCGCGATTCCGCGCGCCTCTTTCACCATGCCGTCGCTGTCGAGGCTGAGAACCTCCGCGTTTACCGGCCGGCCCTCGACCACTTTGCAGATTTCCTTGATT encodes:
- a CDS encoding glycosyltransferase family 2 protein, translating into MTKLPISAYVITLNEEKNIRRCLESLRDFEEIVVVDSFSKDATVDICREYTDKVYQHEWPGHTNQYVYAVSLTSHEWVFWIDADEVVSPELAEDIRRVFANSAPQDYDGYYVSRMTFYLGRWIRHGAWYPDYKLRLFRKSSGKYVNDDPHMSVIVEGRTARLNGKLLHYSMASFSDHLRRLDSYTDIYAHNQIKSEASFPLFSMLTRPPLRFLKSYVLKAGFLDGMPGLIVAAMSGFTVFARYVKFWERKHS
- the fsa gene encoding fructose-6-phosphate aldolase — encoded protein: MKIFVDTANVKAIKEAMALGIVDGVTTNPSLVSKEGDDPERIIKEICKVVEGRPVNAEVLSLDSDGMVKEARGIAAWADNIVIKIPMMKEGLKAVKILADEGIKTNVTLIFSATQAILAAKAGASYVSPFVGRLDDISTDGMDLVAQIVDIYGNYPAIETEVIVASIRHPIHVIDACLMGADILTIPPKVLEMMERHPLTDKGIELFLQDAKKFKAGVREKSTVR